A stretch of Crossiella cryophila DNA encodes these proteins:
- the arc gene encoding proteasome ATPase: MQHDRPGSQPDEGGERISGGTAAELSAQIRFLEDELALVRRKLAESPRHARLLEQRLAEATTRVSQLTERNAKLVETLKEARGQLLALREEVDRLAQPPSGYGVFLARYEDSTVDVFTAGRRMRVAVSPAVEAESLQFGQSVRLNEALTVVEGGSFERTGEVCSLREVLHEGEGLARALIVGHADEERVVWLAEPLLEQPLKPGDSLLVDSKAGFAYERVPKAEVEDLVLEEVPDIGYEDIGGLFKQIEQIRDAVELPFLHAELFREYELRPPKGVLLYGPPGCGKTLIAKAVANSLAKKVAAHRGDTDGQAKSYFLNIKGPELLNKFVGETERHIRLIFQRAREKASEGTPVIVFFDEMDSIFRTRGSGVSSDVETTIVPQLLSEIDGVEGLENVIVIGASNREDMIDPAILRPGRLDVKIKIERPDAEAAKDIFAKYLTSTLPIHEEDLLEFGGDRSTCIQAMIQHTVERMYSETEDNRFLEVTYANGDKEILYFKDFNSGAMIQNIVDRAKKAAIKAVLDTKQPGLRVQHLHDAIVDEFAENEDLPNTTNPDDWARISGKKGERIVYIRTLVTGKNQEAGRAIDTASNTGQYL, encoded by the coding sequence ATGCAGCACGATCGTCCCGGCAGCCAGCCCGACGAGGGTGGCGAGCGGATCAGCGGTGGCACGGCCGCTGAACTCAGTGCACAGATTCGGTTCCTTGAGGACGAGCTGGCCCTGGTACGCCGAAAGCTCGCCGAGTCGCCTCGGCACGCGCGGCTGCTGGAACAGCGACTTGCCGAGGCCACAACTCGTGTGAGCCAGCTCACAGAACGCAATGCCAAGCTGGTCGAGACGCTGAAGGAAGCCCGCGGTCAGCTGCTGGCCCTGCGCGAAGAGGTCGATCGCCTCGCGCAGCCGCCCAGTGGCTACGGCGTCTTCCTGGCCCGCTACGAGGACTCCACGGTGGACGTGTTCACCGCGGGGCGCCGGATGCGGGTCGCGGTGTCGCCGGCCGTCGAAGCGGAGAGCCTCCAGTTCGGTCAGAGCGTCAGGTTGAACGAGGCGCTGACCGTGGTGGAGGGCGGCTCGTTCGAGCGCACCGGCGAGGTGTGTTCGCTCCGCGAGGTGCTGCACGAGGGCGAGGGCCTGGCCAGGGCGCTCATCGTCGGGCACGCCGATGAGGAGCGGGTGGTGTGGCTGGCCGAGCCCTTGCTCGAGCAGCCGCTCAAGCCCGGCGACTCCCTGCTGGTCGACTCCAAGGCAGGCTTCGCCTACGAGCGGGTGCCCAAGGCCGAGGTCGAGGACCTGGTGCTGGAAGAGGTTCCGGACATCGGGTACGAGGACATCGGCGGCCTGTTCAAGCAGATCGAGCAGATCCGCGACGCGGTGGAGCTGCCGTTCCTGCACGCCGAACTCTTCCGCGAGTACGAGCTGCGCCCGCCCAAGGGCGTGCTGCTCTACGGCCCGCCCGGCTGTGGCAAGACGCTGATCGCCAAGGCGGTGGCGAACTCCCTGGCGAAGAAGGTCGCCGCGCACCGTGGTGACACCGACGGCCAGGCGAAGTCCTACTTCCTCAACATCAAGGGCCCGGAGCTGCTGAACAAGTTCGTCGGGGAGACCGAGCGGCACATCCGCCTGATCTTCCAGCGGGCTCGGGAGAAGGCATCCGAGGGCACCCCGGTGATCGTGTTCTTCGACGAGATGGACTCGATCTTCCGTACCCGTGGCAGCGGTGTCTCCTCCGACGTCGAGACCACCATCGTTCCCCAGCTCCTCAGCGAGATCGACGGCGTCGAGGGCCTGGAGAACGTGATCGTGATCGGCGCCTCCAACCGCGAGGACATGATCGACCCGGCCATCCTCCGGCCAGGGCGGCTCGATGTGAAGATCAAGATCGAGCGGCCGGACGCCGAGGCGGCCAAGGACATCTTCGCCAAGTACCTGACCTCGACCCTGCCGATCCACGAGGAAGACCTCCTGGAGTTCGGCGGCGACCGGTCGACGTGCATCCAGGCGATGATCCAGCACACGGTGGAGCGGATGTACTCCGAGACGGAGGACAACCGCTTCCTGGAGGTCACCTACGCCAACGGTGACAAGGAGATCCTGTACTTCAAGGACTTCAACTCCGGCGCGATGATCCAGAACATCGTGGACCGGGCGAAGAAGGCCGCGATCAAGGCGGTACTGGACACCAAGCAGCCCGGTCTGCGCGTCCAGCACCTGCACGACGCGATCGTGGACGAGTTCGCCGAGAACGAGGACCTGCCCAACACGACCAACCCGGACGACTGGGCCAGGATCTCCGGCAAGAAGGGCGAGCGCATCGTCTACATCCGCACCCTGGTGACCGGAAAGAACCAGGAAGCCGGACGGGCGATCGACACCGCCAGCAACACCGGCCAGTACCTGTAA
- a CDS encoding Rv0361 family membrane protein codes for MTYPPQGPYGQDPYGQQPGQQPDPYGQQQPGYGQQQPGYGQDPGYGQQPGYGQPQPGPGQQPGYGQQPGYGQDPYGQQQPGGYGQQPGYPPTGGFPQQGYEQQPQYGGPQYAAYQAAQGQPRKNKTGIIVAAAVAGVVVLGGGGAALYFLNQGPDAREQATAVLANYQRDFDKSVLDINPEKDYQPYLCADDMKNLRERREIVEKNRSSSTATQTRSTTAHNSKATITITAVEANEDAGTGTVKADQVSTGSTGKESKQERSFKLVKENSEWRMCGLIAAAEKPGGGSSGSTPRPSLSLPSFPKITIPSFTIPSLSLPPLPTTGG; via the coding sequence GTGACCTACCCCCCGCAGGGCCCGTACGGCCAGGATCCGTATGGACAGCAGCCCGGCCAGCAGCCGGACCCGTACGGGCAGCAACAGCCCGGCTACGGCCAGCAGCAGCCCGGGTACGGCCAGGACCCGGGGTACGGCCAGCAGCCCGGTTACGGGCAACCGCAGCCCGGTCCGGGGCAGCAACCCGGGTACGGGCAGCAGCCGGGGTACGGGCAGGACCCGTACGGCCAGCAGCAGCCCGGCGGGTACGGCCAGCAGCCCGGCTACCCGCCCACCGGCGGCTTCCCGCAGCAGGGCTACGAGCAGCAGCCGCAGTACGGCGGCCCGCAGTACGCGGCCTACCAGGCGGCGCAGGGCCAGCCCCGGAAGAACAAGACCGGCATCATCGTGGCCGCGGCGGTCGCGGGCGTGGTGGTGCTCGGCGGCGGCGGCGCGGCGCTGTACTTCCTCAACCAGGGCCCGGACGCGCGCGAGCAGGCCACGGCCGTGCTGGCCAACTACCAGCGCGACTTCGACAAGAGCGTGCTGGACATCAACCCGGAGAAGGACTACCAGCCGTACCTGTGCGCGGATGACATGAAGAACCTGCGCGAGCGGCGCGAGATCGTGGAGAAGAACCGGTCCTCGAGCACCGCGACCCAGACCAGGAGCACCACCGCGCACAACAGCAAGGCGACCATCACCATCACCGCGGTGGAGGCCAACGAGGACGCCGGCACCGGCACGGTGAAGGCGGACCAGGTCAGCACGGGCAGCACCGGCAAGGAGAGCAAGCAGGAACGCAGCTTCAAGCTGGTGAAGGAGAACAGCGAGTGGCGGATGTGCGGGCTGATCGCGGCCGCGGAGAAGCCGGGCGGCGGCTCTAGCGGCAGCACGCCGAGGCCGAGCCTCTCCCTCCCGTCCTTCCCGAAGATCACCATCCCCAGCTTCACCATCCCCAGCCTCAGCCTGCCTCCCCTCCCCACCACCGGCGGCTGA
- a CDS encoding tRNA (adenine-N1)-methyltransferase encodes MSSTSGPFQPGDRVQLTDPKGRKYTVVLEEGKEYHTHRGAIPHDLLIGQPEGSVVNSVGGTTFLALRPLLSDYVLSMPRGAQVIYPKDAAQILMWGDIFPGARVLEAGAGSGALTCSLLRAVGDKGSVASWEIREDHREHAERNVTRFFGELPANWTLTLGDVSHYDGGEVDRVILDMLAPWDVLPTIAQKLIPGGVLVVYVATTTQLSKVTEALREQEMWTEPQAFETLMRPWHVVGLAVRPEHRMVGHTAFLLTARRLAEGVVTPKPQRRSGKS; translated from the coding sequence GTGAGTTCCACCAGCGGCCCGTTCCAGCCCGGCGACCGGGTGCAACTCACCGACCCCAAGGGCCGCAAGTACACCGTTGTCCTGGAAGAGGGCAAGGAGTACCACACCCACCGCGGCGCCATCCCGCACGACCTGCTCATCGGCCAGCCCGAGGGCTCGGTGGTCAACTCCGTCGGCGGCACCACGTTCCTGGCCCTGCGCCCCCTGCTGTCGGACTACGTGCTGTCGATGCCGCGCGGCGCCCAGGTCATCTACCCCAAGGACGCCGCCCAGATCCTGATGTGGGGCGACATCTTCCCCGGCGCCCGGGTCCTGGAGGCCGGAGCAGGCTCCGGCGCCCTCACCTGCTCCCTGCTGCGCGCCGTCGGCGACAAGGGCAGCGTCGCGTCCTGGGAGATCCGCGAGGACCACCGCGAACACGCCGAACGCAACGTCACCCGCTTCTTCGGCGAACTCCCCGCCAACTGGACCCTCACCCTCGGCGACGTCAGCCACTACGACGGCGGCGAGGTCGACCGGGTCATCCTGGACATGCTCGCCCCCTGGGACGTCCTCCCCACCATCGCGCAGAAACTGATCCCCGGCGGCGTCCTGGTCGTCTACGTGGCCACCACCACCCAGCTCTCCAAGGTCACCGAAGCCCTGCGCGAACAGGAGATGTGGACCGAACCCCAGGCCTTCGAGACCCTCATGCGCCCCTGGCACGTGGTCGGCCTGGCAGTCCGCCCGGAACACCGCATGGTCGGCCACACGGCTTTCCTGCTGACGGCCCGCCGCCTGGCCGAAGGCGTGGTCACCCCGAAGCCCCAACGCCGCTCCGGCAAGAGCTGA
- a CDS encoding site-2 protease family protein, protein MTTLPGRRPRLRDGGLLLGRVGGVPVLLAHSWWLLAAVIVVLYTPLVEMIVPGTSLVISAIMAAVFAVLLAASVLLHELGHVVVALRLGLPVRRVRLQLLGGAAELMRTPTRPGQEGWVAAAGPAVSVGLAALAGLGLLLVPGGGVLWLLIAQLAVANAAVAVINLLPGLPLDGGRVLRALVWAATGKRMTGTRVAVIGAGVVAAAMIWWAVMGLAGNTPDRWLRLAVCVLMAWFVVLGAGAEMANEQQRTWPAGLTLADLVRPVLQLPAESPVADALDASAGRGVVLVRADGVAAGLLDATAAARLAAVSPLAPAERAAEPINAETVILDSEPGEEIIDRVRGTAAWQFLVVDEDGRPAGVLHREDLRDALRRRRG, encoded by the coding sequence GTGACCACCCTCCCCGGCCGACGGCCGCGCCTGCGTGACGGCGGTCTGTTGCTGGGCCGGGTCGGCGGGGTGCCGGTGCTGCTCGCGCACTCCTGGTGGCTGCTCGCGGCGGTGATCGTGGTGCTGTACACGCCGCTGGTGGAGATGATCGTGCCCGGCACCAGCCTGGTGATCTCGGCGATCATGGCCGCGGTGTTCGCGGTGCTGCTGGCCGCCTCGGTGCTGCTGCACGAGCTGGGACACGTGGTGGTGGCGTTGCGGCTGGGCCTGCCGGTGCGGCGGGTGCGGCTGCAGCTGCTGGGCGGGGCGGCCGAACTCATGCGCACGCCGACCAGACCGGGTCAGGAGGGCTGGGTGGCCGCGGCCGGGCCCGCGGTGTCGGTGGGACTGGCCGCGCTGGCCGGACTCGGCCTGCTGCTGGTCCCCGGCGGCGGGGTGCTGTGGCTGCTGATCGCCCAGCTCGCGGTGGCCAACGCGGCGGTCGCGGTGATCAACCTGCTGCCCGGCCTGCCGCTGGACGGCGGGCGGGTGCTGCGCGCGCTGGTGTGGGCGGCCACCGGGAAGCGGATGACCGGCACCAGGGTCGCGGTGATCGGCGCGGGCGTGGTGGCCGCCGCGATGATCTGGTGGGCGGTCATGGGCCTGGCGGGCAACACCCCCGACCGCTGGCTGCGGCTGGCCGTCTGCGTGCTGATGGCCTGGTTCGTGGTGCTCGGCGCGGGCGCGGAGATGGCCAACGAACAACAACGCACCTGGCCCGCGGGCCTGACCCTGGCCGACCTGGTCCGCCCGGTGCTCCAGCTGCCCGCGGAGAGCCCGGTCGCCGACGCCCTGGACGCCTCGGCCGGTAGGGGAGTGGTCCTGGTCCGCGCCGACGGCGTGGCCGCCGGCCTGCTCGACGCCACCGCCGCGGCCCGGCTGGCCGCGGTGAGCCCACTGGCCCCGGCCGAACGCGCGGCCGAGCCGATCAACGCCGAAACGGTCATCCTGGACTCCGAACCGGGCGAGGAGATCATCGACCGGGTACGCGGAACCGCGGCCTGGCAGTTCCTGGTGGTGGACGAGGACGGCCGTCCCGCCGGGGTGCTGCACCGCGAGGACCTGCGGGACGCGCTGCGCCGACGCCGGGGCTAG
- a CDS encoding RecB family exonuclease, producing MVRSVTDSARDAISSTGQALGESTVPAPRRPVRRLALSPSRASDFKQCPLLYRLRAVDRLPEKATKAQVRGTLVHAVLEELFAKPAAERVPATAYALVEPAWQKLQQERPELAEELFTGAEDPEQEPWLASARGLLDSYFGLEDPRRLQPEACELLVETELDNGVLLRGYIDRLDVAPTGEIRVVDYKTGNAPREIGEAKALFQMKFYALALWKLRGVVPRQLQLMYLANRETLKYAPDEAELRRFERLVSAIWQAILTAGRTGDFRPSRSRLCDYCNHKALCPEFGGTPPAYPGWPEPTADAETVLDRTD from the coding sequence ATGGTGCGGAGTGTGACGGACAGCGCGCGGGATGCGATCTCCTCGACCGGGCAGGCCCTCGGTGAGTCGACGGTGCCCGCCCCGCGCCGACCGGTGCGCAGGCTCGCGCTGTCCCCCTCCCGCGCCAGCGACTTCAAGCAGTGCCCGCTGCTCTACCGGCTGCGCGCGGTGGACCGGTTGCCGGAGAAGGCCACCAAGGCCCAGGTGCGCGGCACGCTGGTGCACGCGGTGCTGGAGGAGCTGTTCGCCAAACCGGCCGCCGAGCGGGTCCCGGCCACCGCCTACGCCCTGGTCGAACCGGCCTGGCAGAAGCTGCAGCAGGAGCGCCCCGAGCTGGCCGAGGAGCTGTTCACCGGCGCCGAGGACCCCGAGCAGGAGCCCTGGCTGGCCTCCGCGCGCGGGCTGCTGGACTCCTACTTCGGCCTGGAGGACCCGCGCCGGTTGCAGCCGGAGGCCTGCGAGCTGCTGGTGGAGACCGAGCTGGACAACGGGGTGCTGCTGCGCGGCTACATCGACCGCCTGGACGTGGCCCCCACCGGCGAGATCCGGGTGGTCGACTACAAGACCGGCAACGCGCCGAGGGAGATCGGCGAGGCCAAGGCGCTGTTCCAGATGAAGTTCTACGCGCTCGCGCTGTGGAAACTGCGCGGCGTGGTGCCCAGGCAACTCCAGTTGATGTACCTGGCCAACCGGGAAACGCTGAAATACGCCCCGGACGAGGCCGAACTGCGCCGCTTCGAGCGCCTGGTCTCGGCGATCTGGCAGGCCATCCTGACCGCGGGCCGCACCGGTGACTTCCGGCCCAGCCGCAGCCGGTTGTGCGACTACTGCAACCACAAGGCGCTCTGCCCGGAGTTCGGCGGCACCCCGCCGGCCTACCCCGGCTGGCCCGAGCCGACCGCTGACGCGGAGACGGTGCTGGACCGAACGGACTGA
- a CDS encoding N-acetylmuramoyl-L-alanine amidase: MIQSPHHSGRGGARVRLVVVHTAEGARTAEALGRFFQGKTQASSHVGIDDKRIEQYVNYDRAAWTLRSGNPISDNAELCGFAKWSRAEWLEHPRMLELTAQWIAERCRARGIPLRKLTPAQVAAGESGVIGHHDWTVGKKEGSHWDPGPNFPWDLVMAKAGGQSGEDDLPSPKEVAAATLDMPLGPGADPQSLSAFVVRNRDVAEKLDELLGLLRPGIAGVRHAGPLANLIAKAAENEGLPEVAELSDADLEMLAKAAAAELSRRKA, encoded by the coding sequence GTGATCCAATCACCACATCACAGCGGGCGCGGGGGCGCCCGGGTCCGGCTCGTCGTGGTGCACACCGCGGAGGGCGCCCGCACGGCTGAGGCGCTCGGCCGGTTCTTTCAGGGCAAGACGCAGGCGTCGAGCCACGTCGGCATCGACGACAAGCGGATCGAGCAGTACGTCAACTACGACCGGGCAGCGTGGACCCTGCGCTCCGGCAACCCGATCAGCGACAACGCGGAGCTGTGCGGGTTCGCCAAGTGGAGCCGGGCGGAATGGCTGGAGCATCCGCGGATGCTGGAGCTGACCGCGCAGTGGATCGCCGAACGCTGTCGCGCGCGGGGCATCCCGCTGCGCAAGCTCACCCCGGCGCAGGTCGCGGCCGGCGAGTCCGGTGTCATCGGGCACCACGACTGGACGGTGGGCAAGAAGGAGGGCTCCCACTGGGATCCCGGACCGAATTTTCCCTGGGACTTGGTCATGGCCAAGGCCGGGGGTCAGTCAGGGGAGGACGATTTGCCATCACCGAAAGAGGTCGCCGCCGCCACGCTGGACATGCCATTGGGTCCCGGCGCCGACCCGCAGTCGCTATCGGCCTTCGTGGTCAGGAATCGCGATGTCGCGGAGAAGCTGGATGAACTGCTCGGCCTGCTGCGCCCCGGCATCGCGGGCGTCCGGCACGCGGGCCCGCTGGCGAACCTGATCGCCAAGGCCGCCGAGAACGAGGGCCTGCCGGAGGTGGCCGAACTCTCCGACGCCGACCTGGAGATGCTGGCCAAGGCCGCCGCGGCCGAACTCAGCCGCCGCAAGGCCTGA
- the hisG gene encoding ATP phosphoribosyltransferase, which produces MLRVAVPNKGTLSGFASEMLAEAGYRGRHEQRDLTVLDPVNDVEFFFLRPKDIAIYVGSGELDMGITGRDLALDSGAPVTERLALGFGGSTFRYAGTAGREWSVKDLDGKRVATAYPRLVRASLAEHGVSAEVIRLDGAVEISIQLGVADAVADVVGSGRTLRQHGLVAFGDPICVSEAVLVERAGSAETPEKAQLAARVQGVVFAQQYLMLDYDCPRSLLDDAVNLTPGLESPTVAPLADPLWVAVRAMVPRKEANLIMDRLAALGAKAVLTSDIRSCRL; this is translated from the coding sequence ATGTTGCGTGTCGCGGTGCCCAACAAGGGCACGCTGTCCGGATTCGCCAGCGAGATGCTTGCCGAGGCGGGTTACCGGGGCCGACATGAGCAGCGCGACCTGACCGTGCTCGACCCGGTCAACGACGTCGAGTTCTTCTTCCTGCGCCCCAAGGACATCGCCATCTACGTCGGCTCCGGCGAGCTGGACATGGGGATCACCGGCCGGGACCTCGCGCTGGACTCCGGCGCGCCGGTCACCGAACGGCTCGCGCTCGGCTTCGGCGGCTCCACCTTCCGCTACGCCGGCACCGCGGGCCGGGAGTGGTCGGTCAAGGACCTCGACGGCAAGCGGGTGGCCACCGCCTACCCGCGCCTGGTCCGGGCCAGCCTGGCCGAACACGGCGTCAGCGCCGAGGTGATCCGCCTGGACGGCGCGGTGGAGATCTCCATCCAGCTCGGCGTGGCCGACGCGGTGGCCGATGTGGTCGGCTCCGGCCGCACCCTGCGCCAGCACGGCCTGGTGGCCTTCGGCGACCCGATCTGCGTGTCCGAGGCGGTGCTGGTCGAACGCGCCGGTTCCGCCGAGACCCCGGAGAAGGCGCAGCTGGCGGCCCGTGTGCAGGGCGTGGTCTTCGCCCAGCAGTACCTGATGCTGGACTACGACTGCCCGCGCTCGCTGCTGGACGACGCGGTCAACCTGACCCCTGGGCTGGAGTCGCCGACGGTGGCGCCGCTGGCGGATCCGCTGTGGGTGGCGGTGCGGGCGATGGTGCCGCGCAAGGAAGCCAACCTGATCATGGACCGGCTGGCGGCCTTGGGCGCGAAGGCGGTCCTGACCTCGGACATCCGTTCCTGCCGACTCTGA
- a CDS encoding phosphoribosyl-ATP diphosphatase, translating into MKTFDQLFAELSERATTRPEGSGTVAALDAGVHAQGKKVLEEAGEVWLAAEHESDAELAEEISQLLYRLQVLMIGRGLTLDDVYRYL; encoded by the coding sequence GTGAAGACGTTCGACCAGCTGTTCGCCGAGCTTTCCGAGCGGGCGACGACCCGGCCCGAGGGGTCCGGCACCGTCGCGGCGCTGGACGCCGGGGTGCACGCCCAGGGCAAGAAGGTCCTCGAAGAGGCCGGGGAGGTGTGGCTGGCCGCCGAACACGAGTCCGACGCCGAACTCGCCGAGGAGATCTCCCAGCTGCTCTACCGCCTCCAGGTGCTCATGATCGGCCGGGGGCTCACCCTGGACGACGTCTACCGATATCTGTAA
- a CDS encoding hydroxysqualene dehydroxylase — protein MGGLTRRSLLSHGVALGGAAALGVPAGRAPARKAAGTVLVLGGGIGGLTAAHELAERGFAVTVLERREPGGKARSIPVPGTGSGGRPDLPGEHGFRFFPGFYRNLPDTMRRIPFPGNRDGVHDNLVDASTFRLARAGGRFDLFVPLKLPLPSLDPVLLLPALIALLDTALRLPPWESAHFANRLAVYLTSGDERRLGQWEHTAWWDFIGAATRSAEYGKVFGVGLTRLLVAVRAEEAGSHTVGLILEAFLNTALGRGNDGAVDRVLNAPTNEAWIDPWTTHLRSLGVRFETGTAERLHCAGGRITGVTVRTAAGTAQVSADHYVCAVPVERAPALWGPEVLAADPRLRLVQELRTEWMSGVLFYLRRKLPLVHGHVSYVDTPWALTSISQAQFWRGGDLRRYGDGSVPECLSTIISDWDTPGIVHRKPARFCTRQQLFDEVWAQLEASLEDTGDQVLRPADLHSWFLDPAITELGAPGGARSEEPLLIHPVDSWARRPAAATAIPNLFLAADYVRTDVNLATMEGANEAGRLAANAVLDAAGSSAPRARLFTLFRAPELRGLQQEDTRRYRAGLPNLFDQG, from the coding sequence ATGGGTGGTCTGACTCGGCGGAGCTTGCTCTCCCACGGGGTCGCGCTGGGCGGCGCGGCGGCATTGGGTGTGCCGGCCGGACGCGCGCCCGCCCGGAAAGCGGCGGGCACGGTGCTCGTGCTGGGCGGCGGCATCGGCGGCCTCACCGCGGCGCACGAACTGGCCGAACGCGGCTTCGCCGTCACCGTGCTGGAACGTAGGGAACCCGGCGGCAAGGCACGCAGCATCCCGGTGCCCGGCACCGGATCCGGCGGCAGACCGGACCTGCCAGGCGAGCACGGTTTCCGGTTCTTCCCCGGCTTCTACCGCAACCTGCCGGACACCATGCGCCGCATCCCGTTCCCGGGCAACCGCGATGGCGTGCACGACAACCTGGTGGACGCCTCGACGTTCCGGCTGGCCCGCGCCGGCGGCCGGTTCGACCTGTTCGTGCCACTGAAACTGCCCCTGCCCAGCCTGGACCCGGTGCTGCTGCTGCCCGCGCTGATCGCGTTGCTGGACACCGCGCTGCGCCTGCCGCCCTGGGAGAGCGCGCACTTCGCCAACCGCCTGGCCGTCTACCTGACCAGCGGCGACGAACGGCGGCTCGGCCAGTGGGAACACACCGCGTGGTGGGACTTCATCGGCGCGGCCACCCGGTCCGCGGAGTACGGGAAGGTCTTCGGCGTCGGCCTGACCCGGCTGCTGGTCGCGGTGCGCGCCGAGGAGGCGGGCTCGCACACGGTCGGCCTGATCCTGGAGGCATTCCTCAACACCGCGCTGGGCCGCGGCAACGACGGCGCGGTGGACCGGGTGCTCAACGCACCCACCAACGAGGCCTGGATCGACCCCTGGACCACCCACCTGCGCTCCCTCGGCGTGCGCTTCGAGACCGGCACCGCCGAACGCCTGCACTGCGCGGGCGGGCGGATCACCGGCGTCACCGTGCGCACCGCGGCCGGGACCGCGCAGGTGAGTGCTGACCACTACGTCTGCGCCGTCCCGGTGGAGCGCGCGCCCGCGCTGTGGGGGCCGGAGGTGCTGGCCGCCGACCCCCGGCTGCGGCTGGTCCAGGAGCTGCGCACGGAGTGGATGAGCGGGGTCCTGTTCTACCTGCGGCGCAAGCTGCCGCTGGTGCACGGGCACGTCAGCTACGTGGACACGCCGTGGGCGCTCACCTCGATCAGCCAGGCCCAGTTCTGGCGCGGCGGCGACCTGCGCCGCTACGGCGACGGCAGCGTGCCGGAATGCCTGTCCACGATCATCTCCGACTGGGACACCCCCGGCATCGTGCACCGCAAACCAGCCCGCTTCTGCACCCGGCAGCAGCTCTTCGACGAGGTCTGGGCGCAGCTGGAGGCCAGCCTGGAGGACACCGGCGACCAGGTTCTGCGACCGGCTGACCTGCACTCCTGGTTCCTGGATCCGGCCATCACCGAGCTGGGCGCCCCCGGCGGCGCGCGCAGCGAGGAGCCGCTGCTGATCCACCCGGTGGACTCCTGGGCGCGGCGGCCGGCGGCGGCCACCGCGATCCCGAACCTGTTCCTGGCCGCCGACTACGTGCGCACCGACGTCAACCTGGCGACCATGGAGGGCGCCAACGAGGCAGGCAGGCTGGCCGCGAACGCGGTGCTGGACGCGGCCGGGTCCAGCGCGCCGAGGGCCAGGCTGTTCACCCTGTTCCGCGCCCCGGAGTTGCGTGGACTTCAGCAGGAGGACACCCGCCGTTACCGGGCAGGCCTGCCCAACCTGTTCGACCAGGGCTGA
- a CDS encoding TetR/AcrR family transcriptional regulator, with product MLAREGGRGLTHRAVDRAADVPVGTTKNYFPTRDSLLAAAARRMAQEHGEAVQQLRDTTPAGVTPSQVSELYPALLHRALQGDRTQILAMFELYLEGVRSPEVREALGEMVRANAAAIAEVHHAAGLATTAKDAGLLDAYLLGVAISLLALPADTLRAVGMDDPYGLGLGLFAAVVPGLDQPADTDRDGHAEHA from the coding sequence GTGCTCGCGCGCGAGGGCGGCCGAGGGCTGACCCACCGCGCGGTCGACCGCGCCGCCGATGTCCCGGTCGGCACCACCAAGAACTACTTCCCCACCCGCGACTCCCTGCTGGCCGCCGCGGCCCGCCGGATGGCCCAGGAACACGGCGAGGCCGTCCAGCAGTTGCGCGACACCACTCCGGCCGGGGTCACGCCCAGTCAGGTCAGCGAGCTGTACCCGGCGCTGCTGCACCGCGCGCTGCAGGGCGATCGCACCCAGATCCTGGCCATGTTCGAGCTGTACCTGGAGGGCGTGCGCAGCCCCGAGGTGCGCGAGGCCCTCGGCGAGATGGTGCGGGCCAACGCCGCCGCCATCGCCGAGGTGCACCACGCGGCCGGACTGGCCACCACCGCCAAGGACGCCGGACTGCTCGACGCCTACCTGCTCGGCGTGGCCATCTCACTGCTCGCGCTGCCCGCCGACACCCTGCGCGCGGTCGGCATGGACGACCCCTACGGCCTGGGGCTTGGGCTGTTCGCGGCGGTCGTGCCCGGTCTGGACCAGCCGGCCGACACGGACCGCGACGGGCACGCCGAACACGCCTGA